A DNA window from Archocentrus centrarchus isolate MPI-CPG fArcCen1 chromosome 15, fArcCen1, whole genome shotgun sequence contains the following coding sequences:
- the LOC115793357 gene encoding runt-related transcription factor 3-like encodes MASNSLFSSPSPMLYWDPVVKCRLSPSASTRQLDEQELRCHHPCSTAPPRGLVQTDSPNFLCSSLPQHWRCNKTLPRAFTVVALGNDVPDGVVVTVMAGNDENSSAELRNATATMKQGYAYFNDLRFVGRSGRGKSFTLTINVLTSPPQIATLHRAIKITVDGPRLPRRQRQKEIKSGVFRPSSTISSSTASSECRSFPSSSLWMNESFLGPVTSLTTSFAPTPRMHHLPALPYSTQPPPYSSYLSPPPPPPLSHSGPFQPGSFHYGPNQPIPTTGEDRNAVAALSNYIEGACLSMRGEEPVWRPY; translated from the exons ATGGCTTCAAACAGTCTGTTCAGCAGTCCCAGCCCAATGCTGTACTGGG ATCCTGTAGTGAAATGTCGGCTGTCACCATCGGCCAGCACTCGTCAACTGGATGAGCAGGAGCTGAGATGTCACCATCCGTGCAGTACAGCGCCACCCAGAGGACTGGTACAGACTGACAGTCCAAATTTCCTCTGCAGCAGCTTGCCTCAGCACTGGAGGTGTAATAAGACGCTACCAAGAGCCTTCACT GTGGTTGCTCTGGGCAATGATGTGCCTGATGGTGTGGTTGTGACAGTGATGGCTGGCAATGATGAAAACAGCAGCGCTGAGTTACGCAATGCCACAGCCACCATGAAGCAAGGTTATGCCTACTTCAACGACCTCCGCTTCGTAGGTCGCAGCGGCAGAG GCAAGAGCTTTACCTTGACAATAAATGTGCTGACCTCACCTCCCCAGATCGCCACCCTGCACAGGGCCATCAAGATTACCGTGGATGGACCACGGCTGCCCAGAC GACAGAGGCAGAAGGAGATAAAGTCAGGAGTGTTTAGGCCCTCCAGCACCATCAGTAGCAGCACAGCCTCATCAG AATGCAGATCCTTTCCTTCCTCCTCGCTGTGGATGAATGAGTCGTTTCTGGGCCCTGTGACCTCTTTGACAACCTCATTTGCTCCTACTCCCAGAATGCACCACCTGCCTGCCCTCCCTTACTCCACCCAACCTCCTCCATACAGTTCCtacctgtctcctcctcctcctcctccgctcaGCCACAGTGGTCCATTCCAGCCTGGCAGCTTCCACTATGGGCCGAACCAACCAATACCAACCACAGGGGAGGACCGCAACGCTGTCGCAGCTCTGAGCAATTACATTGAAGGGGCGTGTCTTTCTATGAGAGGGGAGGAGCCTGTATGGAGACCTTATTGA
- the supt3h gene encoding transcription initiation protein SPT3 homolog, translating into MSSPMAGSAPSSSKDRSSSRISFIPELQSMMFALGDARRPLHETAALVEDIVHTQLITMLHQACEGATLRGSRVISPEDILFLMRRDKRKLARLLKYLQFRDYKSKLLKTAEDEDTQVESDRWGAAGPAAANQRRQRLSQDFLVWMDQTGELLSLADRQEVDPVKQERMERLERQTRNMDQAQYSEFCESRQLSFAKKASKFRDWLDCSSLELKPNSIAMEILSYLAYETVAQIVDLSLLVKQEMTAKTNPVSHVISASYIHYNTHAEVKKDPDSPEATPPSTPGSSHSSKPLLQGNGSVDGRARQRKRKKSCPATVEPPSGAIQPCHIREAIRRYSYRHTSAYSRSGMVFLTC; encoded by the exons ATGAGCAGTCCCATGGCTGGCTCCGCCCCCTCCAGCTCTAAAGACCGTTCATCTTCCAGGATCAGTTTTATCCCAGAGTTACAGAGTATGAT gtttgCTCTGGGAGATGCTCGTAGGCCTCTTCATGAGACGGCAGCTCTGGTGGAGGACATCGTACACACGCAGCTCATTACTATG ctgcatCAGGCCTGCGAGGGGGCGACCCTGCGTGGCTCGAGGGTCATTTCTCCTGAGGACATCCTGTTCCTGATGAGGAGAGACAAG AGGAAGCTGGCAAGATTATTAAAATATCTCCAGTTTAGAGATTATAAATCCAAACTACTCAAGACTGCTGAAGATGAAGACACCCAAGTAGAATCAG ACAGATGGGGTGCTGCAGGTCCAGCTGCTGCTAACCAGCGGAGGCAGCGATTGTCCCAGGACTTCCTGGTGTGGATGGATCAGACCGGTGAACTCCTGTCATTGGCAGATCGTCAGGAAGTAGATCCCGTCAAACAGGAGAGGATGGAG CGTTTGGAGCGTCAGACTCGGAATATGGACCAGGCTCAGTACTCAGAGTTCTGTGAGAGTCGACAGCTCAGCTTTG CCAAGAAAGCGTCAAAGTTTCGGGACTGGCTCGACTGCAGCAGCCTGGAGCTGAAACCCAACAGCATTGCCATGGAGATCCTGTCATACCTGGCTTATGAGACTGTTGCCCAG aTCGTGGATTTGTCACTCTTGGTGAAGCAGGAAATGACAGCAAAGACGAATCCAGTCAGTCATGTGATCTCTGCCAGCTACATCCACTACAACACACACGCTGAG GTGAAGAAGGATCCAGACTCACCTGAAGCCACCCCTCCCTCCACCCCAGGGTCCTCACACTCATCAAAGCCCCTCCTACAAGGTAACGGCAGTGTGGACGGCAGGGCGAGGCAGAGAAAACGTAAAAAG agctgTCCTGCTACAGTGGAGCCTCCCAGTGGAGCCATCCAACCCTGTCACATCAGAGAGGCTATTCGAAGATACAGCTAcagacataca AGTGCCTATTCCAGGAGTGGGATGGTCTTCCTCACCTGCTGA
- the cdc5l gene encoding cell division cycle 5-like protein produces the protein MPRIMIKGGVWRNTEDEILKAAVMKYGKNQWSRIASLLHRKSAKQCKARWYEWLDPSIKKTEWSREEEEKLLHLAKLMPTQWRTIAPIIGRTAAQCLEHYEYLLDKAAQRDNEEEVGDDPRKLKPGEIDPNPETKPARPDPVDMDEDELEMLSEARARLANTQGKKAKRKAREKQLEEARRLAALQKRRELRAAGIDVQKKRKKKRGVDYNAEIPFEKKPAPGFYDTSMEQYDALEPNFKRLRQQHLDGELRNEREERDRKKDKQKIKKKKESDLPSAILQTSGVAEFTKKRSKLVLPAPQISDAELEEVVKLGVASEVARQAAEESESGNSASSTLLSEYSVTNTMATGLRTPRTPAAQDRIMQEAQNLMALTNIDTPLKGGLNTPLHESDFSGVTPQRQQIQTPNTVLSTPFRTPGPGQGSEGMTPQAGGAITPRVGGTPGLTPGRTPLRDKLNINTEEQLADPAYAKHMQKESLQHLRQGLMSLPVPKNDFEIVLPENAEKELEETEIETGFIEDSADIEARKQAQREAEREKELKLRHTPVQRNLPRPSEVNESVLRPASMEPLSDLQQAEELIKQEMITMLHYDCLHHPSANAASQLQRGKTRGPTSTSNNASHIAYLETHAYKPVSTEDMEQAKAILAAEMEVVKAGMGHGDLSMEAYTQVWEECYGQVLYLPGQNRYTRANLASKKDRIESLEKKLEVNRGHMTAEARRAAKLEKKLKILLGGFQSRALGLLKQHAELWEQVEQAATELQTFTQLKKQEDLAIPRRQEALREDVERQMEREKELQQRYAELLMERESLLNSAQKY, from the exons ATGCCGCGAATTATGATAAAAGGAGGCGTCTGGCGCAACACTGAG GATGAGATCCTCAAGGCAGCTGTAATGAAATATGGGAAAAACCAATGGTCCCGTATCGCCTCCCTGCTGCACCGCAAGTCTGCCAAACAGTGTAAAGCCAGATG GTACGAGTGGTTGGACCCCAGTATCAAGAAAACAGAATGGtccagagaagaggaggagaagctgcTTCACTTGGCCAAGTTGATGCCCACTCAGTGGAGGACCATCGCTCCTATCATAGGAAGGACGGCTGCTCAGTGTCTGGAACACTATGAATACCTGCT ggACAAAGCAGCTCAAAGAGACAATGAGGAGGAAGTGGGAGATGACCCCAGGAAGTTGAAACCAGGAGAAATTGACCCTAATCCTGAAACGAAACCCGCCAGACCTGACCCTGTGGACATGGACGAAG ATGAGCTGGAGATGCTCTCAGAGGCCAGGGCTCGTCTGGCCAACACCCAGGGCAAGAAAGCCAAGAGGAAGGCCAGAGAGAAGCAGCTGGAGGAAGCCAG ACGTTTGGCAGCTCTGCAGAAACGCAGAGAGCTGAGAGCTGCAGGAATCGATGttcagaagaagagaaagaagaagagaggagtgGACTACAACGCTGAAATCCCCTTTGAAAAGAAACCCGCACCG GGTTTCTATGACACCAGCATGGAGCAGTATGATGCCCTGGAGCCTAATTTTAAGCGGCTCAGGCAGCAGCACTTGGATGGAGAATTACGCAA tgAACGTGAGGAGAGGGACAGGAAGAAAGATAAACAGaagataaagaagaagaaggagagtgACTTGCCATCTGCCATCCTGCAGACCAGCGGAGTGGCTGAGTTTACCAAAAAGCGCTCCAAACTAGTGTTACCTGCACCTcag ATCAGTGATGCTGAGTTGGAGGAAGTCGTTAAATTGGGTGTTGCCAGTGAGGTCGCCCGTCAAGCTGCTGAGGAGAGTGAAAGTGGAAACTCTGCCTCCTCCACCCTCCTGTCCGAATACAGCGTCACCAACACCATGGCAACAGGGCTCCGGACCCCACGAACCCCTGCTGCTCAGGACAGGATAATGCAG GAAGCCCAGAATCTGATGGCTCTGACTAACATTGACACCCCCCTGAAGGGAGGCCTCAACACCCCGCTGCATGAGAGTGACTTCAGTGGAGTGACACCTCAGCGCCAGCAGATACAAACACCCAACACTGTTCTCAGTACACCATTCAG AACTCCTGGCccaggtcaggggtcagagggcATGACGCCTCAAGCTGGAGGCGCGATAACCCCACGCGTGGGAGGGACTCCAGGTTTAACCCCCGGCCGCACACCACTGAGAGACAAACTGAATATTAACACAGAGGAGCAACTGGCTGATCCTGCATATGCTAAACAcatg CAAAAGGAGAGCTTGCAGCACCTGAGACAAGGtctgatgtcacttcctgtcccTAAGAACGACTTTGAGATTGTTCTTCCCGAAAATGCAGAGAAAGAACTGGAAGAAACTGAGATAGAAACGGGATTCATAGAAGACTCAGCAGATATAGAAGCACGCAAGCAG GCTCAACGAGAggctgaaagagagaaggagtTGAAACTGCGACACACTCCTGTTCAGAGGAATCTCCCCAGACCTTCTGAG GTAAATGAGTCCGTCCTCCGTCCTGCCTCCATGGAGCCGCTctctgacctccagcaggccgaAGAGCTCATCAAACAGGAAATGATCACCATGCTGCACTACGACTGTCTGCACCACCCTTCAGCCAATGCAGCCAGTCAGCTGCAGCGTGGCAAAACCAGAGGCCCCACATCTACATCCAACAACGCATCACATATCGCTTACCTGGAAACACACGCCTACAAACCAGTCAGCACAGAGGACATGGAGCAG GCAAAGGCAATCCTGGCAGCAGAGATGGAGGTGGTGAAGGCAGGTATGGGCCACGGTGACCTCAGCATGGAGGCTTACACCCAGGTGTGGGAAGAATGCTACGGACAG GTGCTATATCTACCTGGCCAGAACAGATACACCAGAGCAAACCTGGCATCAAAGAAAGACCGCATTGAAAGCCTGGAGAAAAAGCTAGAG GTGAACCGTGGCCACATGACAGCGGAGGCCAGGAGAGCAGCTAAACTAgagaagaaactgaaaatcCTGCTTGGAGGATTTCAGTCCAGAGCGTTGGGGCTCCTGAAGCAGCACGCTGAACTCTGGGAACAG GTGGAGCAGGCAGCCACAGAGCTCCAGACCTTCACTCAACTGAAGAAACAAGAAGATCTGGCCATCCCGAGGCGACAAGAG GCTCTGCGGGAGGACGTGGAGAggcagatggagagagagaaagaactgCAGCAGAGATATGCAGAGCTGCTCATGGAGAGGGAGTCGCTGCTCAACAGTGCTCAGAAATACTGA
- the LOC115793569 gene encoding putative leucine-rich repeat-containing protein DDB_G0290503, with protein sequence MNGQQEVRQLQIKKDFREMYRQGHEYITDLLHKMEDVRPQVVKKLGASRGNKQLLAVFNDTLLETEKTLQEQDTKQSELQWKLHELEATLREMQHKLHDAENKNEGLQARLDEVLLKNEEILKVNEQQEAKHTKVRHKLHDTESKNEGLQARLDEALLKNEEILKVNEQQDAKNAGLEYKLHELEGTHRAMELKCHDTEKKNEDLEATLKEAVLKNDQILKEKEKEKGKHTELQCKFDRLEVTHRDVQYKFSELKGTHREVQLILHKSLKKSEDLQAMLDEALLKNKEMLKEKKEQEGKHKDLQSKFNELEGKHTELQSKFNELEGKHTDLQCKFNELEGKHTELQSKFNELEGKHTELQCKFNELEETHREMQRKLHNTKKENDGLQANLDEALLKIEEMLKEKKEQESKHTDVECKLHKLEGTNREVQRKLHDTKKENEDLQANLDEALLKNEEMLKEKKEQEAKHLKVQCNLHELEVRHRELECKHHNTKNENEDLKAKLDEVLLKNKEMLKEKKEQEAKHTDVQCNLHKLEVTHNEVQRKLHDTKKKNEGLQANLDEALLKNEEMLKEKEEQEAKLLEVQCNLHELEATHRELECQHHNTMKENEVLKAKLDEALLKNEKILKAKKKQEDKHKEVPCQIHELEVKYKEVQSKFHDTKKRSEGFQAKLHEALLKNTEMLKENKQREDKHMEVQSKFNKLQVTHTDLQRKFQDTKKENEGLKAKLDEVLLKNTKMLKENKQWEDKHMEVQSKFNKLQVTHTDLQRKFQDTKKENEGLKAKLDEALLKNEQIPKVKEQQEAKYTELERKLHKQEVTYSQVQTKLHNTEKENEGLNVKLDEAMLKIQQILKEKEQLKQRKSNLKKKCAEKQCKIQEMVKENAELRNLYNKIQHKNTEMHKELQQQEETHKEVQRRNHELQDMCVKLQQINKDMHKEQNVEKEKYKNLNEKYAENQEELEELEKKCKNLEEEKVENISHLRTLALENKNLEERCQKKKKPFWFFWKKSTDSSAPCRQNRVFPL encoded by the coding sequence ATGAATGGACAACAAGAAGTTAGACAGTTGCAGATTAAAAAGGATTTTAGGGAGATGTATAGGCAAGGACATGAGTACATAACAGACTTGCTGCACAAGATGGAAGATGTGAGACCTCAGGTCGTCAAGAAGCTCGGTGCATCAAGAGGAAATAAACAGTTGCTAGCAGTGTTTAATGACACCCTGCTAGAAACTGAAAAAACGCTTCAAGAACAGGACACTAAACAATCAGAGTTGCAGTGGAAGCTCCATGAACTGGAAGCAACACTCAGAGAGATGCAGCACAAACTTCATGATGCCGAGAATAAAAATGAAGGCTTGCAAGCAAGGCTTGATGAAGTGCtgctaaaaaatgaagaaatacttAAAGTGAATGAACAACAGGAAGCTAAACACACAAAAGTGAGGCACAAACTTCACGACACCGAGAGTAAAAATGAAGGCTTGCAAGCAAGGCTTGACGAAGCACtgctaaaaaatgaagaaatacttAAAGTGAATGAACAACAGGACGCTAAAAACGCAGGGTTGGAATACAAGCTCCATGAACTGGAAGGGACACACAGAGCGATGGAGCTCAAATGTCAcgacactgagaaaaaaaatgaagacttgGAAGCAACGCTCAAGGAAGCCGTGCTAAAAAATGACCAAATCcttaaagagaaggaaaaagagaaaggtAAACACACAGAGTTGCAATGCAAGTTTGATAGACTGGAAGTGACACACAGAGATGTCCAGTACAAGTTCAGTGAATTGAAAGGGACACACAGAGAGGTGCAGCTCATACTTCACAAAAGCCTTAAAAAATCTGAAGACTTGCAAGCAATGCTTGATGAAGCCctgctaaaaaataaagaaatgcttaaagaaaagaaagaacaggaaggtAAACACAAGGACTTGCAAAGCAAGTTCAATGAACTGGAAGGTAAACACACGGAGTTGCAAAGCAAGTTCAATGAACTGGAAGGTAAACACACGGACTTGCAATGCAAGTTCAATGAATTGGAAGGTAAACACACGGAGTTGCAAAGCAAGTTCAATGAACTGGAAGGTAAACACACGGAGTTGCAATGCAAGTTCAATGAACTGGAAGAGACGCACAGAGAGATGCAGCGCAAACTTCACAACACCAAGAAGGAAAATGATGGCTTGCAAGCAAATCTTGATGAAGCGCTGCTAAAAATTGAAGAAAtgcttaaagaaaagaaagaacaggaaagtaAACACACAGACGTGGagtgcaaactccacaaactGGAAGGGACAAACAGAGAGGTGCAGCGCAAACTTCACGACACCAAGAAGGAAAATGAAGACTTGCAAGCAAATCTTGATGAAGCACtgctaaaaaatgaagaaatgcttaaagaaaagaaagaacaagaagCTAAACACTTGAAGGTGCAGTGCAACCTCCATGAACTGGAAGTGAGGCACAGAGAGCTGGAGTGCAAACATCACAAcacaaagaatgaaaatgaagaCTTGAAAGCAAAGCTTGATGAAGTGctgctaaaaaataaagaaatgcttaaagaaaagaaagaacaagaagCTAAACACACGGACGTGCAGTGCAATCTCCACAAACTGGAAGTGACTCACAATGAGGTGCAGCGCAAACTTCACgacaccaagaaaaaaaatgaaggcttgCAAGCAAATCTTGATGAAGCCCtgctaaaaaatgaagaaatgcttaaagaaaaggaagaacaggaagctaAACTCTTGGAGGTGCAGTGCAACCTCCATGAACTGGAAGCGACTCACAGAGAGCTGGAGTGCCAACATCACAAtacaatgaaagaaaatgaagtctTGAAAGCAAAGCTTGATGAAGCCctgctaaaaaatgaaaaaatccttaaagcaaagaaaaaacaggaagataaacacaaGGAGGTGCCGTGCCAGATCCATGAGCTGGAAGTGAAATACAAAGAGGTGCAGAGCAAATTTCACGACACCAAGAAAAGAAGTGAAGGCTTCCAAGCAAAGCTTCATGAAGCCCTGCTAAAAAATACCGAAATgcttaaagaaaataaacaacgGGAAGATAAACACATGGAGGTACAGTCCAAGTTCAATAAACTGCaagtgacacacacagacttgcaGCGCAAATTTCAGGACaccaagaaagaaaatgaaggcttGAAAGCAAAGCTTGATGAAGTGCTGctaaaaaataccaaaatgcttaaagaaaataaacaatgggAAGATAAACACATGGAGGTACAGTCCAAGTTCAATAAACTGCaagtgacacacacagacttgcaGCGCAAATTTCAGGACaccaagaaagaaaatgaaggcttGAAAGCAAAGCTTGATGAAGCGCTgctaaaaaatgaacaaatacctAAAGTGAAGGAACAACAGGAAGCTAAATACACAGAGTTGGAACGCAAGCtccataaacaggaagtgacatacAGCCAGGTGCAGACCAAACTTcacaacacagagaaagaaaatgaaggcttGAATGTGAAGCTTGATGAAGCCATGCTAAAAATTCAACAAATACTTAAAGAGAAGGAACaactaaaacaaagaaagagcaATTTGAAGAAGAAATGTGCAGAGAAGCAATGCAAGATCCAAGAAATGGTGAAAGAAAATGCAGAACTGCGAAATCTCTATAACAAAATTcagcacaaaaacactgaaatgcacAAGGAGCTGCAACAACAGGAGGAAACACATAAAGAAGTGCAGAGGAGAAATCACGAGTTACAAGACATGTGTGTCAAACTgcagcaaataaataaagacatgcaCAAGGAACAGAATGTAGAGAAAGAGAAATATAAAAACCTGAATGAAAAGTATGCAGAAAACCAGGAAGAATTAGAAGAACTTGAAAAAAAGTGCAAGAACCTTGAGGAGGAGAAGGTAGAAAATATCAGTCATCTGAGAACACTTGCATTAGAGAACAAGAATCTGGAAGAACGctgccagaaaaagaaaaagcccttCTGGTTTTTCTGGAAGAAATCTACTGATTCTTCAGCACCGTGCAGACAAAATCGTGTTTTCCCGTTATAa